The Methanocella sp. genome includes a window with the following:
- a CDS encoding V-type ATP synthase subunit I, producing the protein MLEPQRMDRVLIVGTKDVMETTINTLHDLDVFHVEDYTAEGEYFKIGKPLKAATSLSEKLLKLRSIRSYLGTKGNIQFKEKRGKVVSDIDKDLGPLESALTSKLNEKSALESGIKDIVHREDLLMPYEALGLPLELLYGYENIAVFIGTAPKDIEPVVKAVTPDYELFSAPYEKGLVIALFVPRNVAPKVSESLFKNDFIEIEPLHETGQPSDIKKALEGKKAELSANLKAVNKDIEEMNKQYTKFILSSEELLTIDTQKAEAPLKFATSDNAFVIDGWVPVNEFEAFKEKMLKATGDGVYVTKVEPEPKASRTDIGVYEEHHEIDAPVKYANPGWMHPAEQFIDLYARPMYNEIDPTALYFIGFPLFYGFILGDIGYGLIILLIALIVKKVMKYSDGWQTLAIEGIYCSISSIIFGFIFGECLGFNMAEPVAEGGGFLGVSLAGLYPHGAHLGPIGPFSLPLERLVAGGFHEGSYVFGIKDLLVFCCLVGVAQLLLGYALGFRNELKQHGLKTAILHKCSWAFMLMGGVCMVWYVFPLMITGTLPSFNAMNPLFVAGGIVFLIGFVLLLMGEGVMGILEIPNLMSNTLSYTRLLAVGMSSVGIAFAINTMVRMLGEGGIAGLIAAVIVFVLGHSINVALGILAPGLHSLRLHYVEFFMKFYKGGGRIYDPFGYIRKYTED; encoded by the coding sequence ATGCTAGAGCCTCAACGCATGGATAGGGTCCTCATCGTCGGTACAAAAGACGTAATGGAAACGACCATTAATACCCTACACGATCTGGACGTCTTCCACGTTGAAGATTATACGGCCGAGGGCGAGTACTTCAAGATCGGCAAGCCCCTGAAGGCCGCCACATCGCTCTCCGAAAAGCTCCTGAAGCTGCGCTCCATACGCAGCTATCTCGGCACGAAGGGCAATATCCAGTTTAAGGAAAAGCGCGGGAAAGTGGTCTCCGATATCGATAAGGACCTGGGCCCCCTGGAAAGCGCGCTCACCTCGAAGCTGAACGAGAAAAGCGCCCTCGAGTCCGGGATAAAGGACATAGTCCACAGGGAAGACCTGCTAATGCCCTACGAGGCGCTCGGGCTGCCCCTGGAGCTGCTATACGGCTACGAGAACATCGCCGTGTTCATTGGCACGGCCCCTAAGGATATCGAGCCCGTGGTCAAGGCTGTAACGCCCGACTACGAGCTGTTCTCCGCCCCGTATGAAAAGGGCCTTGTCATTGCCCTGTTCGTGCCCCGGAACGTCGCCCCAAAAGTATCCGAATCATTGTTCAAGAACGATTTTATCGAGATCGAGCCGCTGCATGAGACGGGGCAGCCGTCCGATATCAAGAAGGCGCTCGAGGGCAAAAAGGCCGAGCTTTCGGCGAATCTCAAGGCGGTCAACAAGGACATCGAGGAGATGAACAAGCAATATACGAAGTTCATCCTTTCTTCGGAAGAGCTTCTCACCATCGACACGCAGAAGGCCGAAGCGCCCCTGAAGTTCGCCACATCGGACAACGCGTTCGTCATCGACGGCTGGGTGCCGGTCAACGAGTTCGAGGCGTTCAAGGAAAAGATGCTGAAGGCGACGGGCGACGGGGTCTACGTGACCAAAGTCGAGCCGGAGCCCAAAGCGTCCAGGACAGATATAGGAGTCTACGAGGAACACCATGAGATAGACGCGCCCGTAAAATACGCCAATCCCGGCTGGATGCACCCGGCGGAACAGTTCATCGACCTTTACGCCCGGCCGATGTACAACGAGATCGACCCGACCGCGCTATACTTCATCGGATTCCCGCTCTTTTACGGGTTCATCCTGGGAGACATCGGCTACGGGCTGATAATATTATTAATCGCATTGATCGTAAAAAAGGTGATGAAGTACTCGGATGGCTGGCAGACGCTGGCGATCGAGGGCATATACTGCTCCATATCTTCCATAATTTTCGGCTTCATATTCGGCGAGTGCCTGGGCTTTAACATGGCCGAGCCCGTGGCAGAAGGAGGGGGCTTCCTGGGAGTCAGCCTGGCAGGGCTCTACCCGCACGGAGCCCATCTCGGCCCGATAGGCCCGTTCTCCCTGCCGCTGGAGAGGCTCGTTGCAGGAGGATTCCACGAAGGCTCGTACGTGTTCGGCATCAAGGACCTGCTGGTCTTCTGCTGCCTGGTGGGCGTCGCCCAGCTACTTCTCGGGTACGCGCTCGGGTTCAGGAACGAGCTGAAGCAGCATGGCCTCAAGACCGCCATCCTTCACAAGTGCAGCTGGGCGTTCATGCTGATGGGCGGCGTATGCATGGTCTGGTACGTGTTCCCGCTCATGATCACGGGGACGCTGCCGAGCTTCAACGCGATGAACCCGCTATTCGTGGCGGGGGGAATCGTTTTCCTGATCGGGTTCGTATTACTTCTCATGGGCGAGGGTGTCATGGGCATTCTCGAGATCCCCAACTTAATGAGCAATACGCTGTCCTATACTCGTCTTCTGGCGGTGGGCATGTCCTCGGTGGGCATCGCGTTCGCCATCAACACGATGGTGAGAATGCTGGGGGAAGGCGGTATCGCCGGCTTGATAGCGGCAGTGATCGTGTTCGTCCTGGGACACTCGA